tattattccatgaaatgctttactttttgagaaaacattaaaacaattatcaattctcgatatcgagaataacagatttttttaaaacacatttcatgacacgtgcgaaacaagggtgggttttcccgttattttgtcccgactccgatgaccgattgagcctagaggtttgttattttatatataagttgtgatatgcgaagtgtgggcctttggacaatactgtttaccgatgctGTGCGATTACTTTAAAGAAAAGCATTcgcttggtaatcactcttaaaattaatgtcaataaCAACCTATACGATAgtctttaaagcattttgagaatcatttcacctTGAAATCAGCTTTTATcccctaaaatttgaatctgaaaaacagTTCAGTCAGAAacctttctcagattgtgtatttctattGCAGATTAtgcttcctgcatggacataactgCTCAGGGTTTTCACCGATACcacaaaaacgctaccacctttttaaaatgaaattttcattttttcattttcatagtTTCCCATCTATTAAATTGTCATAGTTATATTAACAATAttctacactctgctgatcagaaaaaccagagtttgagtccggtgctcttagccactaggccatgacacgctacAAAGCTATTCCAGGATAAGATCAAAGAGGATAGGGACAGTTAATGTTACAAAATTAAAACGGGGGTGAAGGATCAGTGTAAAAATTAATCATAAAAGACATACTTCTTACTAATACTTCCTATTGGGTCCTGATAACTCGCGTTAAAGATCTTCGAGTATTTTGTCCCGAGTAGAAATGCGTGTCCGACTTCAATCCCTCTCTGTAATCTGATTTGACAAGCGCTCTCACTCAACCCACGTTGGCATGgtggtctgctgccctctgttggtggATAAAACAGAAGTTAATGAAAAGGGaatttgtgaatttgtaaagGAGTTAATCATTAAGGTCAGTTCTGATTGTTTCTGGACAGCTGGCTTTCTTTTAAAGATTTCACAAGCACATTAATAAAACTTTTTCTGCATTAGTGCCCCTACCTGATGTTTCTCCATTAGCACCCAGTCACCCGCAGaccctagccctatataggactcttcctctgtacacagatacagagtcctaactgtTAAggcccatttctggggcggaaaattttcaaagctttataactaaaatcttacctgcaacaagccactaatttcaacagattcacattctatggcggcatacatttttctgcggtgggttttggtcctcatatattcctcgcaaatccgtcattttcgtgaaataatgcagctcccaacgtaaACAAATTTCCGTtgtgatcgttttctcacagtgttgtcagCTGCAGTACGTACGCGTagacattcgcgtgcaagacgcaagatGCAAGACCTATGAATTATTGGTCACAGACCGTATCTTGATTGCACAGGGTTAACACGCAAACGCAACGCAAGATTTGCGCGTCTTGTGTCTTGCGtatacacacggcagactggaGAGTACGAACacaaatgggaattccttaatgttgggagctgcattatttcatgaaaatgaacggatttgtgaagaatatatgatgatcaaaacccaccgcagaaaaatataagctggcatggaatgtgaatcttttgaaattagtggtttcttgcaggtaagatttgagttatgaagctttaaaatgtttccgccccagaaatgtaccctgatatccaggacgtcactgtagtacaatacgaaaaagtaaggccgccagggctacaaCAGTAACCGCAGACCCCTACTTGATTCTGCATTAGCACCCAGTCACCCCAAACCCCTACTGAGCTGCCTTGTTgatataggggaggctcttattcctAGGGTAGTTGGGTAGGGCTGAGCTACGCTGCCATATGGGTagaggggaggctctaattcctggggatgggtggtagggctgagctgccctatgggtataggggaggctctaattcctggggatgggtggtagggctgagctgcccTATGGGtaaaggggaggctctaattcctggggatgggtggtagggctgagctcatagagttatatataagaactagagggcgcacgagtgatgcttcgtgcacaaatgccacgggaccgcaaaatgacaagcgcgtcattctgcacgcgcgttgaatatgaaatacacatttgaggtgggttttttttaacgctcacgcgatgctgtttgttcaacttacaaaatggccgcacaaacacacgctgtgagatgccagttttgtcaacttagaaaatggacGCCTGCGCGCATGGCCGGAGTGCGTATATaggcgccctctagttcttatatataactctatggctgagctgcactgtgggtataggggaggctcttattcctggggatgggtggtaggactttgggtataggggaggctctaactcctggggatgggtggtagggctgagctgtgggtataggggaggctctaattcctgcggatgggtggtagggctgagctgggcccaatttcatggctctgcttaccgccgaattctgcgattccccgcttatgtgcaagcgccgactttctgcgctagccttgtaagcgtagaatgcctagtaacgtggagtacgcatgtgCAGAAGCCAgaattcgctgctaacccgtgaaatacgcttgccgtaagcacagaatttcctgcttccgtaagcaccgattctgtgcttacggtaagcagagccatgaaattaggccctgctctgtgggtataggggaggctctaattcctggggatgggtggtagggctgagctgctctgtgggtataggggaggctctaaatcCTGGGGATGagtggtgtgtcgtggccgagcagtttagggcatcgaattcaaactctggtgtttctgatcagcagagtgtgggttcgaatccccagccgtgacacttgtgtccataagcaagacacttaaccattgcttcatccttcggatgggacgtaaagtgtttggtcccatgtgttgtgtaacgcatgtaaaagaacccagtgcacttatcgaaaagagaaggggcttgctccgggtgttcctggctgtggctgctgtatgcgccgtagcaccttgtaaaccctcataaggtgctaaataattgggtctcagaattcatcgctacaaaaacctatctttcttagagtttgtatatactcagcatcttgagtaccttgtttcgTGCGCAATATATGACTTCGAtatcattactattattattatttccccaTTAGCACCCAGTCAACACCCTAACACCTACCTGTTGTTTCTCCATTAGCACCCAGTCCACATATTTTGCAGTTGAATAGCTCATCCTCACCTATCTGTGCAGGGAAATGATACTCGTGGGATAGACTACCTCCAATGCTACCAGTGTCACCAACGactaaagaaagaaaagaaaaaaatacaaaacattccCATTTCTTTTCCAATGACATCTCTAACTAAAGGGGGTTCATaggaatatctcttttgagtagtgttggttctgaaaagaaccgttggttaacaactcaacgttttgatctgTCTGCTCTGAtctttgttatacatgtactttcaccatgcaatggttcaaatcctacttaatgaTATTTCTCATGCTGCCATCATCTTTTTTGTAGcttgttatattattttgtgcCGTGTCTCGGAATAGAGTCTTGGGCCGAATCTGAATTGGCAGCTGCAGCGAAGGGTGGTGCTGAGGACATCCTCtccttaaacagctacctgagcggaatgttttcaacagaaatggtatttttacttgtttataatgcacttgttcaccattttaatgtaattttgatatgtgtacgcttctgaacttttcgtaattatcgattaaaaaatcaggcccctacctaaaggttttttgaaaaactaaaaacacttctgccgttgagagcgggcgtcataggacaatgccgctgacgtcatttgtgggagtttgctttgttatacatccacgctgcaacaaagcggctttatctacttatgacgttttgagagtgattacgtaacggggctttttcgcaaatctcgcagaaaagctctggacaagggcatacaaaatgattgttttttttacacaattgaaacctatttataatcatatgactcgatttccttattcatcgaaaacattttaagtggaattcagcaaagttcgcggcttgacattttcgttcaagcaggtctttaaaaacATGATGGCGTGGCGATCCAGTCACAACCATAGCTGTAGCCCCCAATTTGgacatagccttgtacacttgaTAGATGACGCATTATAAAGGCATTATTACTCAagtatcattattattactaaaagGCTCCTTGTGCCTGATAGCAATCTTAAATAAAGATTCTCAAAACATCAAGAAGAGGCCCTTACAGTCACACAGGGGGATGAAAATACCGATTCAGAGGAAAAGTAGAGAAGTCAAGTACCTCGAACACAGTCTAGCTTGAGTCTCTGGAAGAGTCTTGTGTAGGCTGCACACACACTTTGATATGTATCAACAGCTGCTTCAGCACTTGAGTCAAACGTGTACATATCTGTTAAAGAAATTACATGAGATTTACTAGATACCTCACACGAATTCTCAGAGTGTGGGATGGATCTTTTGTGTTGGTTATTAACAAAATTTCAAACGGCAAAGTGTGGTTGTATACAAATTActatcaaaaacatttcatttgtGTCTTTTGTCATCCATCACTCAATGAAATCTGGCTTTTCCATTTCGCTCGGCTTCCTGAAATGAAATAGTCAAAATTTTACCCCATGATTATTCTGTGACGATGCACTCATATACATCCAATATTTCTACATcgaaaatgacaaaacaaagaatGTGCACAACGctttattcaaatttttttttcttccagtttTTACCTTTCATAATAAACTCCCTTCCTCTCAGTAACCCAAACCGTGGGCGTGGTTCGTCTCTGAATTTAGTTGTTATCTGAAAATGAAATTACACGATGAGTTATTGACTATAAATGTTAAATGCAGAGATTGGCTAGCACCTTGACTCACCAGCTGTATGATTTGTCAATGTAAATTGTTTGCTTGATAGACCTGTCGCAAATACTCAGTACGCGCGCGTTAGGCATGGTaagaggtgcatgctggttgATTGCTAGCTAGATCAGCATGCACCTAATTTAACAGTTAGCGCTGGGCAATGGGTATTTGTGAAAAGGTGTATGCAGTTAGCTGTttcagcgccctctgttggtgaagtgcaagtaagttgttatgcacATAATTTGATGTTACACTAATTCTGAACCATAAAATCAAGCACGATATTTGGCCTTCGAAACAACCTAGAAAAAGTTTTTAGAGTACAAGGGCTTACCGACATTTAGCCTTTTCTCAAGGCCTTCGCGGCTTGGATGGCTCCTTGGAGCCGCGATTCCAATCTGAAAGGGGAGACCACGTGGGCCTCGACTGTGTGgggtttccctggaataattctcttgatttttcctcccacacctaaaactgaaactctcttccttgtcttctcgcTATTGGGCTCTTTGCTAGTACAGtcatcaaaggcagtggacactattggtaattgtcaaacactagccttcacagttagtgtatctcaacatatgcataaaataacaaacctgtgagaatttgagctcagtcggtcatcggacttgcgagataataatgaaagaaaaaaaaacacttatcacccgaagttgtgtgcgtttagatggttgatttcgagacctcaagttctaaatctgaggtctcaaaatcaaattcgtggaaaattacttctttctcaaaaactatggcacttcagagggagccgtttctcacaatgttttataccatcaacctccccccattactcgtcaccaagaaaggttttatgcaaattattattttgagtaagttaccattagtgtccactgcctttaagtttgcttCACAAactgaataaatgaaatgaaatgaatagAAACAAACTCCATGCTAATTACTTACTTGATACAGCTTGATTGGAAAGCGTTTATAAGACATGGTACCTTCAGCTGCAATGATGTCAGTAACTGCCTCCTCGTGAGTCTGAAAAGGATATCAGTTAAACACATGAAAAAGCTGACTAAAAGATATCAGAAAAATAACATGAGAAATATAACTACTTTGGAAGTGACCTTTCTCTTTTGGGAAGAAATCTAAAACTAAATTGACTGATTTAGTTGGTGCCATTTGGTTATTGAAAGATAATAAGTTCAGGGCCCCAATTTTTTGGGGAAACCCACAAGACctcagggcttgtagctcaaatttTTTACCAGACCATAATTATGTGTTCAAGACCAGATTTGAAATGAGAAGAACAAAATGGCATGACAGATATTAGGGTGgtcacattttttaaagaaaacattgaatATTGGTTACATCTTTTGCCATTGTACCCGAGAACAGTAAGTAACAGTttctttgtaaacaaatttgagCATAACCAGAGCAGAACTTACTGGACCTAGACACAGCCGAGTATTGTGTCTGTCTATCAATCGGAATAATTCTGTTCCCATCTGTTCCCATCTacctgaaagaaaacaacaaaatattgaaatgtttACTTGCCTAACCTCAAAATAGAGGATTCCCagccaatttcaacaaaaatccatCGAACACCAGGCTCatcaatttcatttgaaaatgaatgctTCGTTGAATCAGCACTCAAAAGTGAAAAGATGTAATTCATTTTCACTAGTTTAGCAATCTTTGGTCCAATAATATCCTTCAACATCGATAGGCTGCAAGACTAGCTGGTTCAATTTTGATTGCATTAAGCTGTGTTTTAACAATGGTATGCAGAAGTGTTATATTTTCTGTATTCCAGTCGCCTTTGTGCGATAACGGTATGCTTGAATCTTGGACTTGCCTCAAAATGcagagtattattattattttattatttgtggcttcttatatagcgcacatgtccgtcactcagtgacgctcctggcgctgtaacatacagtatttcctgcaagatgtgggactaagttttgaattatgaaacctaattctgatagcaccatgtaatgctttacaaggtgctgtggcgcaattttgctgccgatcggaccaggaacaccgggcaagccccttctcttttcgataagtgcactgggttcttttacatgcgctacataacacatgggaccaacggcttaacgtcccatccaaaaggacgaagcaatggttaagtgtcttgcttaaggacacaagtgtaacggctggggattcgaacccacactctgctgatcagaaacaccagagtttgaattcggtgctcttaaccgctcggccacaactcTGAGTACACTGATCTCTGAAATCAGGGattcaaaataagaaaaaaatggaTTTCAGACCCCATTTTGCGCATGCCAGTGCAAGGTAGAAGCTTATTTATGTTAGCAAGTCAACTGACTGCAAAGAGGACACCAATGCTTCAAATTTGTTCCGAACACCAACCAGAACTCAGTTTGAAAATTTTGGCAGGAAAACTTATAATCCAAAGTGAAGCGTGCCAtgggtgtcatggcctagcggtaaagagcactggattcaaactctggtgtttctgtttagcagagtgtgggttttgagtcccagtcgtgacacctgtgtactttaaaagcaagacacttattcaCGATGCTTCATCCTTGGAATGGGATGTAATGCTGTTGGTCCCGTTTGTTGTGAAACGCCTGCAAAAAAacacccagtgcacttatcaaaaagagaaggggcttgcCCCGGtgatcctggtttgattggaagtatattgcaccacagcaccttgtaaaccattatatggTGCTATGTATgtatcataattcaaacgtagtcccacataccttacaggaaatactgtatgttacccagccaggagcgtcactgagtgacggatatgcgcacTATACAAACAgccactattaatattattaataatgagcTTGTGTCTGTACTCAAACTTTACCTGATTTCTTCCAGAGTGAGGATGAGCAAAGTGATGGCATTGTAATTTTCTGACCTCCGACCGGTCTCATCTCTGAATCGATGACCCTGATGAGTTTTTCTAGAGCTCTTTGAGCAAGAGGAAGAAGATGAAATGTGCCGGCACCTGCCTGTCTAATCAAACCGTTCTCGATCATGAGCTgggtggaaagaaaaaaaacaggggattttgttgaattttaagGTATAAATGGGAACAATTGACTTGGCatgaatatttttgttcttatttctCAGGggagtcatcatcatcatcattcggcaaAGACTAGCGATCGTGGTCGCCTCAtcctgcgccttgaacacccagcagggtggatatgtgcgcattacaagtcttattattattattattatttattatcctCAACTTGTAACgggggcgcactcctggagtcgccgccatcacctgttctctttcaatcaCTGCTCTTCTCAGCTCTCCTACACTTTATCACTTCACTTTTTTACATTGTCTATCCAGCACAGCTTAGGGCGACCTCTGCCCTCAGGGGAGTGAGTGGTTGTAGAAAAAATGACAAGTTCTAAAAATTTGCAGTGGTTTCTTCTAGTTTAGAGGCTGAACAAACTATTGGGGGAAAGATATAGAAGAGTCATAACGAGTCGCACATCACAGGTTTAAAGGCTTCTGTTGCATGTAGGGACATAAAGCAGCACGCATTCAGCATGCGAGCTAATAATGCATTACACAGCATTCACAAAATAATGCTTTACAAAGATTGATGCCTGTCCAATTCACCTCACGAAGAAGGCCAGTGCCAGACCAAGTCAACCTTTGAAATAGGTCAGAATGATAGATAGAGAGCGGTTCACCGGaaccaagctctggtgttttgtTATTAGCGGAGTGTGGGCCGGTTCGATaaccggtcgtgacacttatgcTCTTATGCGAgttaagaataagaataattgctttgtaaaaagttgagAAGGTATATAGTTGCAATAACATAATTGCAATTAGAGATGGGAGTGCATTaagctctaccagccaggctcctagttgatgatacccatgcctacatccttacgaaCTGGCATTCCACTGTTTGTGTGATTATTTCTTACTTCCTGTGACATGAAACGCAACAATGATCTGCTGCTCTGGAAGAAggttttgtttgaacaaaactttaaaataacacaGTCTT
The nucleotide sequence above comes from Asterias rubens chromosome 12, eAstRub1.3, whole genome shotgun sequence. Encoded proteins:
- the LOC117297570 gene encoding probable proline--tRNA ligase, mitochondrial, giving the protein MRGSKLSCIMWRRGTSQSCLVGISNTEVSHSSRRPCRGYHQVSKMYQPSHVLPQGTRQEELSCKSQRLMIENGLIRQAGAGTFHLLPLAQRALEKLIRVIDSEMRPVGGQKITMPSLCSSSLWKKSGRWEQMGTELFRLIDRHNTRLCLGPTHEEAVTDIIAAEGTMSYKRFPIKLYQITTKFRDEPRPRFGLLRGREFIMKDMYTFDSSAEAAVDTYQSVCAAYTRLFQRLKLDCVRVVGDTGSIGGSLSHEYHFPAQIGEDELFNCKICGLGANGETTEGSRPPCQRGLSESACQIRLQRGIEVGHAFLLGTKYSKIFNASYQDPIGSISKKFTEMGCYGLGVTRILAASIEVLSTEQEIQWPSLIAPYQVYVIPPKRKSKEEAAIPLADKLCNDIVHTFPRLQDELLLDDRDHMTIGRRLTDAKKLGYPYVIILAKRALEEQPLYELHTTRQGTIEYLTKSELLKTIAAIDVV